One Triplophysa rosa linkage group LG8, Trosa_1v2, whole genome shotgun sequence genomic window, AGAATCGATACGGAGGCAGTTGTATCGATGCATCAGGAGCTTATGACGATGTTACGCCatatcgatattttgaacacagCCCTACAACTTTCTATTTTGAGTACCGCTCTTTGGTATTTGAACAGTTCTAGTGTATTTAAACCtggtaaaatgtgtttattagtGGCTAGAACAATTTtgccaaaataataaatgaacgCACAATGGGTGGGGATGTGTAGAACATTGTGAATGACAGGAATTGCAGTTCTGCACAACTCTTTGGGTGCAGATTCTGTGTTCCACGCCCATAAAACCATCAGAATGTTGAATGGTCATCATATGTTAAAACGTTTTAGAAACAGCAATGACACACTCATGCTTGTGTGATACTGCAGCCTACCTCAGCACTTCCTCTGCCTCCCAGGCTGCATCTTCCTCACCCTCCCAAGCGTTTGCGTCTTCCTGCCAGGTGTCAAGATCTCCCAGCTCCGCCTGTTGAGCACAGAGACATGGCCCTTGTTAGGTGTCCCAAATATACTTGAAAACAATATGAACTGAGAGAACCTTTTCTGCCTTTCTACAAATCTCTACGGGAGTGGTAACTGGTGATGTCACGTGATGTTACTCACAGATGGTTGTATGAAGGACATATCCTGAGTGGCAGCTAATCTGCTGGAGAAACCAGAGGAACTGTCTGGCATGGAAAAAGTCAGAGGTTCCCTTTTCTTCAACAGAATCTGGAAACAAAAGAGAGCAAGCAAGAATAAATGGCAAGAACAAGATTGCTAAAGCCAATAATAACAAACccactttttgtgtttttctgatgGTGGGTGCCATGTCTTTAAAGTAGTCTGGCTCTTCATCTTCGGCTTCTATCTGAGGAGGAGGAACCGTCCCGTTACCACCTTCAATTTTGATACTCGTAGGGGCTTCTTCATCCCATGAGCTCCACTCCTCAATCTCAGGCTGCGGTGAATTATACAACAAACATTTGATTATTACTGAAGTCAATACAAAAGTCAATACAAAAAACAGCCATCACCCAAATCCTAAAGCTATACACTAAACAAAGTATTGCAATATTATCATATTGCAATATTGCATTCTTCTGTGAACaattgacagacaaatgaaaaaaaaaactaaccctctctcttcctctcaacaggtattggtctggcttttgttgaaactagtaactttgtattagcacctgttgtattattgctcctgtatgacatatcgcttattgctccctgaactctttgtaaatcgctttggattaaagcatctgctaaatgactaaatgtaaatgtaaatgtaaggtcCCACAAATAGATATATGATTCAGAAACCTGCTTTGGTACAGATGAGTAATCTACTGTAGTAGGAAGGGTGATCTGATCCCCGCTCAGCTTGCGTGTCCTACCAGTCCTAcattaacaaaacacaacagtCATAACCACAATGGCAAAACAAACGACCACAACACTACTTGTTTAAAAGGCACGATAATCTCCAGATCAGGGATTAATGTTGCAATGGGCCCTTTTCGGGTGTTTTCGGGTCTTTAGTAGTTTATTCTATAAATCTGGTTAATATTAAACTGTTATGTTACACTTACCTGCAAATCAGTCTCTTGAAGAATGAAAGGATAGATGCCAAGCAGGTGCATATTTTGAAAAGGCGAAACTGAGTAATGGCCATATTATACGTTATATCTAAaaaagagagggggaaaagtaaaatgtgtgcattaacttataatttaaaaacatgacaaacatttaaaataaagcaagCAACAGCAGCCATCCAAACATATGGATATTATTAtgtagaaaagtataaaaacgtATGAGAATTATCTACCGTTGGGTTTAAATGATAAGAAAATTGCAtagatcagaatcagaaggagctttattgccaagtatgtttacacacacaaggaatttgacttggcgacaggagcttagtgcagaagaaagtgtacacatgctgcaaacatagtgcaaatatacattaagatggaaaaaaatgagaaattaaataaaaacaataatgcactatacacaaaaagtggaaaaaaaatgatgcaaatCGAGATCCCGATACACCCTCAACTGACCTTTAGCAGCAAGAATCAGGAAAACAAATACACTGTAATAGCACTTGCTAATGTTAGCTAGCAAAATACGCAGCTAACAGAACGCGTCTGTTGCTCAGCGAGGTTCAATGACCTCGGTTTACATTCACAGAGTGTATGCTTGAGTCAATTATGAAATTCTGCAGATTCATCTGGCTACTCACCGGTCAGGTCGATTAAAGACAGTTGATGTGGCTGAAACCATAGCACGGAGCTAGCAAACTGATACAGATACAACACTTAATCTCGTACAGGTGGGCAGAAATGGGTGAGATCAAAGTATTTTGGAAAAGACAGATATTAGAAGAACAGAACCATCATGAATAGGGGCTGTCAAAGGCGTCAATTTCATCCATATTACTCTGCTGCAGGCAGCCATCGTCCCTTCATTGTACTAAGTTACCTCTGCTAACACCAAAagggaactggaggctgtgggtTGCCAGATTGCAAAATAAAGTGGAAGACTTACATTGATTGTGATAGAATTGCCAGGATTTGAAAATAACGCTACTGTACCATATGTACCAATTCATATATTGTTTAAGGAACAGTATTTATGGGCATAATTCGTgtgaaataaaaagtattttatgaaTTGGATTACAtgagtgttttaaatacaatatgGCAACCATTAGTACGTTTTGCGCAAACTAAAAGCGACGCTTTGGTATATTTTCCACCACACGACAACATAAAGGTccgcatttaaaaacaatattttgttaaacacattttaccCTCAAAAAGAatgtgcttattttataaatgtagtacGTGATACACAATGCTTTTATTTCAGGGTAGAATGCAATTATAATAAAAAGTCAGTTTGAATGAAATTTTGGTGATTTGTACATGTAAAATGATCACAAAGACAAAAAGTTTTTTGACAATCAGTAGAGCAGACTTACAGGTAGTTGCGCATGCGCTGTGAAAGCAGGGCACTAGAAAGATGGCGTCTGTGAGGGGCAGTGCTGGCGACAGTTcgtaataaactttatttaagtCGATTTACAAGTTTATTAATATGACTGACAAAAATGGTCTTGTTTTTTGTAATGTGATACTGGTTCATTGGAAATAGACAATATACTAAAAATTCTTATTCTACTTGGAAAATACCATATACATAAAGCAAAGTTTTTGTCAATTGTACCAAATGGTAGATTGTTTTCCACAGatataaagattttttatgattctttaatattaatatggAACAATAGCAAAGCTGTTAAGACATCTCGGCTACTGGATAAAATTCTTGATGTTTTAGATGTATAActgctttgttttttgttttggttatttgCAATTGTGcaattgtgtactgtatttgtaCTATTTGTGCTATTACATATTATAATTTCCCCTGACGATGAATTAAAATAAGGTTTGTAGCAAACTCATGAACCGTCCTAAAGCTAACAAAATAATATAGGTGCAATTGTAACATgctcaatattttattcagtttaTAGCCTTTTCTGCATGTCAACAACAATAAATTATAGGATGTTTATCTGACATAAAGTtgatacataaataaaacatattcatGTGCTGTGACCAAGCGAACTTTGAGTTACCAATAAAATGTTTCACTGGGTTAATGATGATGGCAAACTATAAATTATGTCTGTGGATGTGATACTTTAACTGTGGCACATAAAGGAGAAGTTATCCTTACAGTTtagtaaataacattaacaaaaaatcATAATATAACCAGATATTGCACCTAAATGAACTCAACCTCCTTGTGTTTGGAAGACGAATGTCATTTCAACAAAACAATTATACCGTAGCAAATTCACCTGGCATTTTGCTCTCACATAATTCCTCATTGCAGTTCCATTGCGTTGTGTCAGCTGTCTGGGATTAATACCTCAAGTAACCAAAAAAGCTTTCTGGACAGATCAATTAAAGAATAATTAATGCTATATAAAAATCCATTTTAGTTTAAATGCCCTACAACTGTTGCCATCTTTTGAGATGCTGAGCAGAGAGCAGCAGTTTATGGAATCCACCAGTTTGTCTTCTTGTACCTCACAgccatatactgtactgtatacagaatcagaatcagaagagctttattgccaagtgtgcttgcacacacaaggaattttctttggtgttggaagcttctagtacagacattcaacacaatgacaatacaatataatacgatttacagtctaaaagattctaaattgtgcatatataaaataaagactattttacagaaaatgggggataataacatataagagacattgtacagggtagtatatagtagaataaacatattgtatgtacacttgtgcaaatggataatttagtaagtagaggtagtgttatatgcatgtatacataagatgtagatataataaggcactatagtgcacactataggagtagtggaagtggaatattgctcttaaggagcagttatctgtttaggagggagattgcctgggggaagaagctgcttctgtgtctggaagtcctggtgtttggtgctctaaagcgccggccagagggcagcagatcaaagagtttgtgtgctgggtgtgtggagtcaatgatgatttttcttgccctgtttttcactctggaatcgtacaggtcctgaagtgtgggcagaggagcaccaataattttctcagcactacgaactgtccgttgtagtcttcgtaggtctgatttggtggccgagccataccaaacagtaattgaagtgcacagaacagattcgatgaccactgagtagaactgggtcagtagctcctgtggtaggttgaacttcctcaattgacggaggaagtataacctctgctgggccttctttacaatggagtctatgtgggactcccacttcaggtcctgagagatggtggagcccaggaacctgaatgactccacagtatccacagtgctgtccaggatggtgaggggaggaagtgatggagggttccttctgaaatccactatcatctccactgtcttgaatgcattcagctctaggttgttttgactacaccaggcagccagctgagcaacctcctttctgtaggcagattcatcaccgtcttgaataaggccaatgactgtggtgtcatctgcaaacttcaggagtttgacagaagggtctgtagaggtgcattcgtttgtgtagagtgaatatagcagtggagaaagaacacatccttgaggagctccggtgctgatggtacatgtgctggatttaaattttcccaacctcactagctgctgcctgttcgacaggaagttaataatccactgacaggtagaggttggcacagagagctgggtaagcttgggcaggaggaggtctgggattatggtgttgaaggccgagctgaagtctacaaacaggatcctgacgtaagtccctggtctgtctaggtgttgtaggatgtaatgcagtcccatgttta contains:
- the ebag9 gene encoding receptor-binding cancer antigen expressed on SiSo cells, with amino-acid sequence MAITQFRLFKICTCLASILSFFKRLICRTGRTRKLSGDQITLPTTVDYSSVPKQPEIEEWSSWDEEAPTSIKIEGGNGTVPPPQIEAEDEEPDYFKDMAPTIRKTQKILLKKREPLTFSMPDSSSGFSSRLAATQDMSFIQPSAELGDLDTWQEDANAWEGEEDAAWEAEEVLRQQKLVERERRSMEQQRKKMEKEAQRMMKKEQKIAVKLS